From Pseudovibrio sp. Tun.PSC04-5.I4, a single genomic window includes:
- a CDS encoding enoyl-CoA hydratase, translating to MSEAATTKEQADEDRPMLGKLLHNGVQRIVMQRPKRMNALSMAMMKELCDALDEAAKNPEVRVVLLGAEGKVFCAGHDLKELTAARAKADGGKVFYQQTFDQCAVLMQKIVNLPKPVIAVVTGVATAAGCQLVASCDLALALDTATFCTPGVNIGLFCSTPMVALTRNIGRKQAMEMLLTGESIDASAAKEYGLINRVVQADYLEVVVQKYAEAIASKSALTVRTGKEAFYKQAEMPLAEAYAYTSQVMAENMLANDAEEGINAFLQKRKPDWKDN from the coding sequence ATGTCTGAAGCAGCCACCACAAAGGAACAAGCAGACGAAGACCGCCCAATGCTGGGCAAGCTCCTGCACAATGGTGTTCAGCGCATTGTAATGCAGCGTCCAAAACGCATGAATGCCCTTTCCATGGCCATGATGAAGGAACTCTGCGACGCACTGGATGAAGCCGCAAAGAACCCGGAAGTGCGCGTTGTGCTTCTTGGCGCGGAAGGTAAAGTCTTCTGCGCAGGTCATGACCTGAAAGAACTGACAGCGGCACGGGCAAAAGCAGACGGCGGCAAAGTCTTCTACCAACAGACTTTTGATCAATGTGCTGTGCTTATGCAAAAAATCGTAAACCTGCCAAAGCCCGTCATCGCCGTCGTCACCGGTGTTGCAACAGCTGCTGGCTGCCAGTTGGTCGCCTCTTGTGATCTGGCGCTGGCACTGGATACAGCCACATTCTGCACTCCGGGCGTCAATATCGGCCTGTTCTGCTCCACTCCAATGGTTGCCCTCACCCGCAATATAGGCCGCAAACAAGCAATGGAAATGCTGCTAACAGGTGAAAGCATCGATGCATCAGCCGCAAAAGAATACGGCTTAATCAACCGCGTGGTTCAGGCAGATTACCTGGAAGTCGTGGTTCAAAAATACGCTGAGGCTATTGCTTCCAAATCTGCTTTAACCGTGAGGACTGGCAAGGAAGCCTTCTACAAACAGGCTGAAATGCCTCTGGCAGAAGCTTACGCCTACACCTCTCAGGTCATGGCAGAAAACATGCTGGCCAACGACGCTGAAGAAGGCATCAACGCCTTCCTCCAAAAGCGCAAGCCAGACTGGAAAGACAACTGA
- a CDS encoding O-acetylhomoserine aminocarboxypropyltransferase, giving the protein MSETTPGFDTLAIHAGAKPDPTTGARTTPIYQTTAFVFDDVDHAAALFGLQAFGNIYTRITNPTTAVLEERVAALEGGTAALALASGHSAQLVALHALMTPGCNVVASKRMYGGTINQFSHSFKSFGWDVKWAEDLDAASFAAQIDENTRAVFIESLANPGGIVMDMDGISAVAKEAGVPLIVDNTMATPYLCQPIKHGADIVLHSLTKFMGGHGNSMGGAIVDAGTFDWAASGNYPMLTEPRPEYNGMVLHETFGNIAFAICCRVLGLRDLGPAISPQNSFLLLTGIETLALRMQKHCDNALQTAEFLSTHSAVSWVSYSGLTNDPFHQAQQKYCPKGAGAVFTFGLKGGYEAGIELVKNLELFSHLANIGDTRSLVIHPASTTHRQLTDEQKTAAGAGPDVVRLSIGIENVEDIIGDLKQALEKV; this is encoded by the coding sequence ATGAGCGAAACAACTCCTGGCTTTGATACCCTAGCAATTCACGCTGGCGCAAAACCTGATCCAACAACAGGTGCACGCACCACACCAATCTACCAGACAACTGCTTTCGTGTTTGACGATGTGGACCATGCAGCCGCCCTCTTCGGCCTTCAGGCATTTGGCAACATCTACACCCGCATCACCAACCCAACCACCGCTGTATTGGAAGAACGCGTTGCAGCGCTGGAAGGCGGCACAGCAGCACTGGCGCTGGCCTCCGGTCACTCAGCGCAGCTTGTAGCACTCCACGCACTCATGACACCGGGCTGCAATGTTGTTGCATCCAAGCGCATGTATGGCGGAACCATCAACCAGTTCAGTCATTCCTTCAAAAGCTTCGGCTGGGACGTGAAGTGGGCAGAAGATCTCGACGCAGCCAGCTTTGCCGCACAGATTGACGAAAATACCCGTGCCGTGTTCATTGAATCCCTGGCAAATCCCGGCGGTATTGTCATGGATATGGACGGCATTTCAGCTGTCGCAAAAGAAGCCGGTGTTCCGCTGATCGTCGACAACACAATGGCAACCCCATACCTGTGCCAGCCGATCAAGCATGGTGCAGACATAGTGCTCCACTCCCTGACCAAGTTCATGGGCGGACATGGCAATTCCATGGGCGGTGCAATTGTAGATGCAGGAACGTTCGACTGGGCAGCCTCTGGCAATTACCCGATGCTTACAGAACCACGGCCTGAGTACAACGGCATGGTTCTCCATGAGACATTCGGCAATATCGCATTTGCCATCTGCTGCCGAGTCCTTGGCCTGCGTGATCTGGGTCCTGCAATTTCTCCGCAAAACTCATTCTTGCTGCTAACTGGTATCGAGACACTGGCACTGCGCATGCAAAAGCATTGCGATAATGCCCTCCAGACAGCAGAGTTCCTGAGTACTCATTCTGCCGTCAGTTGGGTTTCCTACTCTGGTCTGACGAACGATCCGTTCCATCAGGCACAGCAAAAGTACTGCCCTAAAGGCGCTGGCGCTGTCTTCACTTTCGGTCTGAAAGGTGGATATGAGGCAGGCATAGAGCTGGTGAAAAACTTGGAGCTGTTCTCACATTTGGCCAACATCGGCGACACACGCTCTCTCGTTATCCATCCCGCCTCAACAACACACCGCCAGTTGACAGATGAGCAGAAGACAGCAGCAGGTGCTGGACCAGACGTGGTGCGCCTGTCCATCGGCATTGAAAATGTTGAAGACATCATCGGGGATCTGAAACAGGCACTTGAGAAGGTATAA
- a CDS encoding CoA-binding protein has translation MNHDHYTDDYIAGILDTTKTIALVGASSNEERPSYRVLNYLLGKGYTVYPINPGQAGNEIAGAKVYASLTDLPEPADMIDVFRNSEAAGGVIDEALALPTPPKTIWLQLGVRNDEAASRAQAKGINVVMDRCPKIEIPRLAAIKAA, from the coding sequence ATGAACCACGATCACTACACCGATGATTACATTGCAGGAATTCTGGACACCACCAAAACCATTGCTTTGGTGGGTGCCAGCTCCAATGAGGAACGCCCAAGCTACCGCGTTTTGAACTATCTTCTGGGTAAGGGATACACCGTCTACCCAATCAACCCCGGCCAGGCAGGTAACGAAATTGCTGGCGCCAAAGTCTATGCGTCCCTGACAGACCTTCCAGAACCAGCGGACATGATTGATGTCTTCCGCAATTCTGAGGCAGCTGGCGGCGTGATTGATGAAGCACTAGCGCTCCCAACCCCACCAAAAACCATCTGGTTGCAACTCGGCGTCCGTAATGATGAAGCCGCAAGCCGCGCGCAGGCCAAGGGAATCAACGTGGTGATGGACCGCTGTCCAAAAATCGAAATTCCGCGCCTAGCCGCAATTAAAGCGGCTTAA
- a CDS encoding GumC family protein → MPQEDVFLDMGVLFKKVLKGFLWVIPFAALIAAGTYYMASKQPAKYTSESKILIDTAKIVLPGQFRNGEQERSLLDKEGIASQVQLLQSRDLARRVVQKLRLESNQVFAAKSKLGLVDQLMTQVGFEPSSEQVSQAERVLNKFTDNLDVYQIDGSRVIAVRFTSKDPELAATIANTVVKEYRTLQDNAKRAVTNNTADALAPQVKRLQSEVEAAQQEAATFRAGADLLLGSENRTLNQQQLAELSSQVSAAIVARSQAEAQAKQIRALLDSGGSLETATQVLQSSLIQRLRERQLALENRIAELSSTLLPNHPQIKALRSQLSGYERQIRAEARKIVVGLENDAEIAQDRYADLNSRVEELKKLAARSGADQVRLQELERGARSKTEQLTQLLVSLREAEVLQGVGVLNADSRVISRASVPSKASGKKASALAGIVGFAAFFLGCLWSIVRALISGEALRRESFATPAAPIANPRVSNGTAGSNALENVVAATTQSHAPVAPPIELKGSFEDVEDQVSIEDEPSEDTPVEELALEDDHCESEDDHDDVEEVLDAELEEEEVSESEEDIIVEALPITGAKADNTNQLERVRRVVVLSVEDETLSSRVALSCTRKIAARGIMPVVVEVRSEGGEATQSVLAETALEEVGNVPQIDEDSDQSKPGFAELLEGEAAFTNVIHRDPVSRAHVIQSGYMPIRDEVVYGGRYNLIMEALDLTYDVIVADLGLIEPSLICAQMLSEADRVIIATDGSPAGPELEKALSILEKHTKAPVEVERVVNNEAAAWLQVDMAA, encoded by the coding sequence GTGCCGCAAGAAGATGTCTTTCTTGATATGGGCGTGCTGTTTAAAAAGGTGCTTAAAGGGTTCCTATGGGTAATTCCTTTTGCGGCACTTATTGCAGCTGGCACCTATTATATGGCCAGTAAACAGCCAGCCAAATACACCAGTGAATCTAAAATTCTTATCGACACTGCAAAAATCGTTCTTCCCGGGCAATTCCGCAATGGCGAACAGGAACGTTCTCTTTTAGATAAAGAAGGCATTGCCAGTCAGGTTCAGCTTTTACAATCGCGTGACCTTGCCCGTCGTGTGGTGCAGAAGTTAAGACTTGAGAGCAATCAGGTGTTTGCTGCAAAAAGTAAGCTAGGCCTTGTTGATCAACTGATGACCCAAGTGGGATTTGAGCCGTCTTCTGAGCAGGTTAGCCAGGCTGAGCGCGTTCTGAACAAGTTTACTGACAATCTAGATGTCTATCAGATCGATGGGTCTCGTGTGATTGCTGTGCGCTTTACCAGCAAAGATCCTGAGCTTGCTGCGACCATTGCAAATACGGTTGTTAAAGAATATCGCACTTTACAGGACAATGCGAAGCGCGCTGTTACGAACAATACGGCTGATGCTCTTGCTCCGCAGGTGAAGCGGCTGCAAAGCGAAGTAGAAGCTGCTCAGCAGGAAGCAGCAACGTTTCGTGCTGGCGCTGATCTGTTGCTTGGATCTGAAAACCGTACACTGAACCAGCAACAACTGGCCGAGCTTAGCTCTCAGGTTTCTGCTGCGATCGTTGCGCGTTCACAGGCAGAAGCACAGGCGAAACAGATTCGCGCGTTGCTGGACAGTGGCGGTTCGCTTGAAACAGCCACTCAGGTTTTACAGTCCTCTTTGATACAGCGATTGCGAGAGCGCCAGCTTGCGCTTGAAAACCGGATTGCTGAGCTTTCTTCGACACTGCTGCCGAATCATCCGCAGATCAAAGCGCTACGCTCTCAGCTGAGCGGGTATGAGAGGCAAATTCGAGCTGAGGCTCGTAAGATTGTTGTTGGCTTAGAAAATGATGCAGAAATCGCACAGGACCGCTACGCTGATTTAAACTCCAGAGTTGAAGAATTAAAAAAGCTGGCGGCTCGGTCTGGGGCTGATCAAGTGCGTTTGCAGGAGCTGGAGCGTGGAGCTCGCTCCAAGACCGAACAGCTGACCCAATTGCTCGTGAGTTTGCGTGAAGCGGAAGTGTTGCAGGGCGTTGGTGTCCTTAATGCTGATTCTCGTGTGATTTCTCGTGCATCTGTTCCAAGCAAAGCTTCTGGCAAAAAAGCCTCAGCACTTGCCGGTATTGTCGGGTTCGCCGCGTTTTTCCTAGGATGTTTGTGGAGCATCGTTCGTGCACTGATTTCAGGGGAGGCATTGCGCAGAGAATCGTTTGCGACGCCAGCAGCTCCTATTGCAAATCCGCGGGTCTCGAATGGAACTGCGGGCTCCAATGCGTTGGAAAATGTGGTAGCTGCTACAACCCAAAGTCACGCGCCTGTCGCTCCTCCTATTGAGTTGAAGGGGTCTTTTGAGGACGTTGAGGATCAGGTGAGTATTGAAGACGAGCCTTCGGAAGACACTCCTGTCGAAGAGTTAGCCTTAGAAGATGATCATTGTGAATCTGAGGATGATCATGATGATGTGGAAGAAGTGTTGGACGCTGAACTTGAGGAGGAAGAAGTCTCTGAGAGTGAAGAGGATATCATTGTTGAAGCTCTGCCGATCACCGGGGCAAAAGCTGACAATACCAATCAGCTGGAGCGTGTGCGCCGTGTTGTTGTTTTGAGCGTGGAAGATGAAACGCTTTCTTCTCGTGTGGCTTTGAGCTGTACACGCAAGATTGCGGCACGGGGCATTATGCCTGTTGTTGTAGAAGTGCGCTCCGAGGGCGGTGAAGCTACTCAATCGGTTCTTGCGGAAACTGCTTTGGAAGAAGTGGGGAATGTTCCTCAGATTGATGAGGATTCGGATCAGAGTAAGCCGGGTTTTGCTGAGTTGTTGGAAGGCGAGGCTGCTTTTACGAATGTGATTCACCGAGACCCAGTTTCGCGGGCGCATGTGATACAGTCGGGTTACATGCCTATTCGTGATGAGGTGGTGTATGGCGGACGCTACAATCTCATCATGGAAGCGTTAGATCTCACATATGATGTGATTGTTGCTGATCTGGGCTTGATTGAACCAAGCCTGATTTGCGCACAGATGCTGTCAGAAGCGGACCGTGTGATCATCGCTACAGATGGATCCCCTGCGGGACCTGAGCTCGAAAAAGCTCTTTCAATTTTGGAAAAACACACCAAAGCGCCTGTTGAAGTAGAGCGCGTGGTGAACAATGAAGCAGCGGCTTGGTTGCAAGTGGATATGGCGGCTTAA
- a CDS encoding DUF2842 domain-containing protein, with translation MASSLRRFVGMVFLVSFVLVYCFIVMVIGDITMVNQHWSLKLVFFAITGLIWVVPAAMIISWTYKKR, from the coding sequence ATGGCTTCGTCCCTGCGCCGATTTGTTGGCATGGTATTTCTGGTGAGTTTCGTGCTGGTCTACTGTTTCATCGTCATGGTAATCGGCGATATCACAATGGTAAACCAACACTGGTCCCTGAAACTGGTCTTCTTCGCCATTACTGGCCTGATCTGGGTCGTACCTGCAGCTATGATCATCAGCTGGACCTACAAAAAACGCTAG
- a CDS encoding PaaI family thioesterase, translating to MVEPAVKMGPEELTGFLDKIFPQMHALGRVFFIDEILPNKAVVRLKANDSHLRPGGTVSGPSLMTLVDYAAYVVLLGNMGLQALAVTTNININFLRKANAGDMIATCRILKGGKRLVVMDCEIVREGSDELIAHATATYSMPPAK from the coding sequence ATGGTAGAACCAGCAGTTAAAATGGGGCCTGAGGAACTTACTGGGTTTCTTGATAAAATTTTCCCGCAGATGCATGCGCTTGGGCGTGTTTTCTTTATTGATGAGATTTTGCCAAACAAGGCCGTTGTCCGTTTAAAAGCCAATGATTCACATTTGCGTCCTGGTGGAACGGTATCCGGCCCCTCGCTGATGACCTTGGTGGATTACGCGGCCTATGTGGTGTTGCTTGGCAATATGGGGTTGCAAGCGCTTGCTGTGACGACCAACATCAACATTAATTTCCTGCGTAAGGCAAACGCCGGCGATATGATCGCAACTTGCCGCATTTTGAAGGGTGGTAAGCGCCTTGTGGTGATGGATTGCGAGATTGTGCGTGAGGGCAGTGACGAGCTAATCGCTCATGCGACAGCAACCTACTCTATGCCGCCTGCCAAATAA
- a CDS encoding COX15/CtaA family protein, with protein sequence MTIPFYSADLSAKEISDRRQIRVWLLFICFIILCMVVVGGATRLTESGLSITEWKPIHGAIPPLNAQEWAVEFEKYRQIPQYKLLNDGMSLGEFKNIFWWEWGHRLLGRVIGLFFFVPLVWFWARGQVSSWLKPRLVVAFALGGLQGAIGWWMVASGLVNRVDVSQYRLAIHLSVACILFAYLYYFAGVLKQRADLKMDDWSEFGKGLGTAYGLVGLVLFQLFLGGLVAGLNAGLTFNTWPLMDGQIIPSGLFVMSPAWANFFENVMMVQFQHRMVAYALVLVVFLQGFYLVRANRDDALKRNASWLMVAIIVQVVLGVLTLLGMVPMDRALAHQAMALIVLALAVEQVCLLRREKEAALR encoded by the coding sequence ATGACTATTCCTTTTTATAGTGCTGATCTTTCAGCAAAAGAAATTTCCGATCGCCGCCAAATTCGCGTCTGGTTGCTGTTCATTTGCTTCATTATTTTATGCATGGTTGTGGTTGGCGGGGCTACGCGGCTTACTGAATCGGGGCTTTCCATCACTGAGTGGAAGCCAATTCATGGTGCTATTCCACCGCTGAATGCGCAGGAGTGGGCGGTGGAGTTTGAGAAATACAGGCAGATCCCGCAGTACAAACTTCTCAATGATGGTATGAGCCTTGGTGAGTTTAAAAACATCTTCTGGTGGGAGTGGGGACATCGCCTGCTGGGCCGCGTTATCGGTCTCTTCTTCTTTGTGCCGTTGGTATGGTTCTGGGCACGTGGACAAGTTAGTTCCTGGCTAAAGCCACGGTTGGTTGTGGCATTTGCATTGGGTGGCTTGCAGGGCGCAATTGGGTGGTGGATGGTTGCTTCCGGGCTGGTGAACCGTGTTGATGTGAGCCAATACCGGTTGGCGATCCATCTGAGCGTGGCTTGTATCCTGTTCGCTTATCTCTATTATTTTGCTGGTGTGTTGAAGCAGCGGGCTGATCTGAAAATGGATGATTGGTCCGAGTTTGGGAAAGGTCTTGGTACGGCTTATGGTCTTGTTGGACTGGTGCTGTTCCAGCTTTTCCTTGGCGGTTTGGTGGCAGGGCTTAATGCTGGCCTCACATTTAACACGTGGCCGCTGATGGATGGGCAGATCATTCCTTCCGGCCTTTTCGTTATGTCACCAGCGTGGGCGAATTTTTTTGAGAATGTGATGATGGTGCAGTTCCAACATCGCATGGTGGCTTACGCGCTTGTTCTGGTTGTTTTCCTGCAGGGCTTCTATCTGGTTCGCGCAAACAGAGATGATGCGCTTAAACGCAATGCGAGCTGGTTGATGGTGGCCATCATTGTGCAGGTTGTTTTGGGTGTGTTGACACTCCTTGGCATGGTGCCGATGGATCGTGCACTTGCGCATCAGGCGATGGCGCTCATCGTTTTGGCTTTGGCAGTGGAGCAGGTTTGTTTGCTGCGCCGTGAGAAAGAAGCTGCTTTGCGATAA
- a CDS encoding leucine-rich repeat domain-containing protein codes for MKNIEPYKQLETIRHRQDGVPCAVMAAGIPTDLAFTKCELTNLPAEVLNYTELKSLYLGENPISKLPEEISSLSQLRELYIFGCKLRELPAGLAKILSLEILDLSHQPLQNLPANIGALKKLRVLYASNTDMTTLPVSIGDLVSLEYLGCTDNKISKLPETLGKLKQLKELRLYGNCLKELPHSFSELTALREAYLRNNQLTALPSNLGELSALEVLDLRNNQITHLPESIGNLQNLYQLDLRVNPIETLPEALRYLKSLRKLDLRWTRLTKEPTWFEQLRTQGTLIYL; via the coding sequence CATCCCAACAGACCTCGCCTTCACAAAGTGCGAGCTGACTAACCTGCCAGCAGAGGTCTTGAACTACACAGAGCTCAAAAGCCTCTATCTTGGCGAAAACCCAATAAGTAAGCTTCCAGAAGAGATCTCCAGCCTTAGTCAGCTCCGAGAGCTCTATATTTTCGGCTGCAAGCTTCGTGAGTTACCAGCTGGACTGGCGAAAATACTCAGTCTGGAAATTCTGGACCTCAGCCACCAACCTCTTCAGAACCTGCCAGCAAACATCGGTGCCTTGAAAAAACTCCGTGTGCTGTACGCAAGCAATACGGATATGACAACGCTGCCAGTTAGCATCGGAGACCTTGTATCGCTGGAGTATCTGGGTTGCACAGACAACAAAATCTCAAAGCTCCCGGAAACGCTTGGCAAGCTGAAGCAACTCAAAGAACTGCGCCTTTACGGCAATTGTTTGAAAGAGCTGCCACATAGTTTTTCAGAGCTCACCGCCCTGCGTGAAGCTTATCTGCGTAACAACCAGCTAACAGCCCTGCCCAGCAATCTAGGAGAGCTCTCAGCTTTGGAGGTGCTGGATTTACGCAACAATCAGATTACTCATTTACCCGAAAGCATTGGTAACCTGCAAAATCTCTATCAACTGGATCTCAGAGTAAACCCAATTGAAACATTACCCGAGGCCCTGCGCTATCTTAAGTCCTTGAGAAAACTGGACCTGCGTTGGACGCGCCTTACTAAGGAACCGACTTGGTTTGAACAACTCCGCACACAAGGCACACTCATCTATCTGTAA
- a CDS encoding polysaccharide biosynthesis/export family protein, producing MYLRHVAVFAGLALLTSCSSYQKPEPAFHEELVQPYTLAASDEVRIIVFGQADLSNTYKVDQGGSLAFPLIGQINATGKTPKQLASVIRAGLKNGYIRDPDVSVEVAVYRPVFIMGEVKNAGQYAFLPGMTIQNAIATAGGFTARARQQGVDLTRQISGEVASGPAPVTAPIRPGDTIYVHERLL from the coding sequence ATGTACCTGCGCCATGTTGCAGTTTTTGCTGGTCTGGCTCTACTAACGAGCTGCTCATCCTATCAAAAGCCAGAGCCTGCCTTTCATGAAGAACTGGTACAGCCATACACATTAGCTGCAAGTGATGAAGTCCGTATCATTGTTTTTGGTCAGGCAGATCTATCTAACACTTACAAAGTAGATCAGGGCGGAAGTCTTGCATTCCCATTGATTGGCCAGATCAACGCAACTGGCAAAACGCCCAAGCAACTGGCATCTGTTATTCGCGCAGGCCTGAAGAACGGTTATATCCGTGACCCAGATGTATCGGTTGAAGTCGCTGTATATCGGCCGGTTTTTATCATGGGTGAAGTTAAAAACGCGGGACAGTATGCCTTCCTACCTGGCATGACCATTCAGAACGCGATTGCGACAGCTGGTGGCTTTACAGCACGAGCACGCCAACAAGGTGTCGATCTAACAAGACAGATAAGCGGAGAAGTCGCCAGTGGTCCTGCTCCGGTTACCGCGCCAATACGTCCGGGTGACACCATCTATGTGCATGAACGGCTGCTCTGA
- a CDS encoding polysaccharide deacetylase family protein, with amino-acid sequence MSSSGPARLFRAMTAGDGVIFTLHRVLPASDRMFQPNKLLEITPEFLRETVGQVRDAGYEFVSLEEGLRRLELPRAERNKFAVLTFDDGYKDNRDVAYPILKELNVPFTVFVTSEYSNHNSELWWVILERLIADNDSLTIRHRSTSLVYPCATLEEKNEAFGAARDALICRLTEEEQRSAIRDAAECYGLDWRALCKDLILSFEDLREFNQDPLVTLGAHTDTHPMLARLSSAEDMRQHIQSGLDEMKDRLGLEPVVLAYPYGFPAAVDERCEAVAEEMGFVAAVTTQPGTLRAGSLKRRFHLPRVSLNGMHQNQRMVDVYLTGAAFVAYHAARRIRNALRGVMKQKA; translated from the coding sequence TTGAGTAGCAGTGGACCCGCACGGCTTTTTCGCGCCATGACTGCTGGAGATGGCGTTATATTTACGCTGCACCGGGTTTTGCCAGCGTCTGATCGTATGTTTCAACCCAATAAACTGCTTGAGATTACACCTGAGTTTCTGCGTGAAACTGTTGGGCAGGTTCGCGACGCAGGATATGAATTTGTGTCATTGGAAGAAGGGCTTCGACGGTTGGAGTTGCCCAGAGCTGAGCGGAACAAGTTTGCAGTTCTCACGTTTGATGATGGTTACAAAGATAACCGTGATGTGGCTTACCCGATTTTAAAGGAGCTGAATGTTCCTTTTACTGTTTTTGTAACCAGCGAATACAGCAATCACAATTCAGAACTTTGGTGGGTGATTCTTGAGCGGTTGATTGCTGACAATGATTCCTTGACCATACGACATAGGTCCACATCTCTTGTCTATCCTTGTGCCACGCTTGAAGAGAAAAATGAGGCGTTTGGTGCTGCTCGCGATGCATTAATTTGCAGGCTCACGGAAGAGGAACAACGCAGCGCAATTCGAGATGCTGCGGAGTGTTATGGTTTGGACTGGCGTGCGCTGTGTAAAGATTTGATCCTCTCCTTTGAGGATTTACGGGAGTTTAATCAAGACCCGCTGGTAACGCTTGGCGCGCATACGGATACCCATCCGATGTTGGCGCGATTGAGCAGTGCTGAAGATATGCGGCAGCACATTCAATCAGGTCTGGATGAAATGAAAGATCGTTTGGGGCTTGAGCCTGTTGTGCTGGCGTACCCCTATGGGTTTCCTGCTGCAGTTGATGAACGCTGTGAAGCTGTTGCTGAGGAAATGGGATTTGTGGCTGCAGTTACGACACAGCCGGGGACATTAAGGGCAGGGAGCCTGAAGCGACGGTTCCACTTGCCACGTGTGTCATTAAACGGAATGCACCAGAACCAGAGGATGGTTGATGTGTATCTGACTGGTGCAGCGTTTGTTGCGTATCATGCTGCGCGGCGCATCCGTAACGCATTGCGTGGGGTGATGAAGCAGAAAGCCTAG
- a CDS encoding GNAT family N-acetyltransferase — protein MTLPQPIADREVSAYAQHENAVDLEDFTIQLIPMNRLSELHGDWLWLEKQHLGSPYHAYEWCKSWCDHIADKEHATPLFLAGYHRDSIHFLLPLAVQTRHLVKSVKWLGEDIFNQNTGYWSEQILNLKDIERLRPTLVDALKEYGVDLIRLGNMPRTIGKHRNPLVREHDVTSTNAIYPFELQKPAEEFVKTKRSKAARKKHRGKLTKLQQSGTVEFITETTSEGTLAAINAMIGQRETRQAETGIPTAFSSLNYQSFIRDAFANLSRGTSPTKPIIYSLRLDGEIISTCLSLKAADRLYCYSTSIINGELMRHSPGELLMQHVIEDMCEEGIAIFDFGLGKERFKLSWAEPESLQDWIEPLTLKGKIAAELESLKLIAKRKLRNNQQFWKFYRYIRGSFARLMS, from the coding sequence ATGACACTTCCTCAACCCATCGCAGATCGTGAGGTCAGCGCATACGCGCAACATGAAAATGCTGTGGATTTGGAAGATTTTACCATCCAACTTATTCCAATGAATCGCCTGTCCGAGCTTCACGGAGATTGGCTTTGGTTGGAGAAGCAGCACCTTGGCAGTCCTTATCACGCATATGAATGGTGTAAAAGCTGGTGTGATCATATTGCAGATAAAGAACACGCTACGCCTTTATTCCTTGCCGGATACCACCGAGATTCCATTCATTTCCTACTCCCACTCGCGGTCCAGACTCGCCATCTTGTAAAATCAGTAAAATGGTTGGGCGAGGATATCTTCAACCAGAATACAGGTTATTGGTCAGAGCAGATTCTGAATCTAAAAGATATTGAGAGGCTTCGCCCCACTCTTGTCGATGCACTAAAAGAGTATGGCGTTGACCTGATCCGCCTAGGCAATATGCCTAGAACCATTGGGAAACACCGAAATCCGCTAGTCAGAGAGCACGACGTTACAAGCACAAATGCAATCTATCCGTTTGAACTACAAAAACCTGCGGAAGAATTTGTCAAAACCAAACGCTCTAAAGCTGCCCGAAAAAAGCACCGCGGCAAGCTCACCAAACTACAGCAATCGGGCACAGTTGAGTTCATAACTGAAACAACATCAGAAGGCACATTGGCTGCCATCAATGCCATGATCGGCCAACGCGAAACGCGCCAGGCGGAAACCGGCATTCCAACGGCGTTCTCATCGCTCAATTACCAAAGCTTTATTCGCGACGCATTTGCAAACCTTTCCCGTGGGACGAGCCCAACCAAGCCTATTATCTACAGCCTGCGATTAGATGGCGAGATCATCAGCACCTGCCTCAGCTTGAAGGCTGCAGATAGGTTGTACTGCTATTCCACCTCCATCATCAACGGCGAATTGATGCGTCACAGTCCTGGCGAACTGCTCATGCAGCACGTTATTGAGGACATGTGCGAAGAAGGTATTGCAATCTTTGATTTTGGGCTTGGAAAAGAGCGCTTCAAACTGTCGTGGGCAGAACCTGAATCTCTTCAGGATTGGATTGAGCCATTGACACTGAAGGGCAAAATTGCTGCTGAGCTGGAAAGCCTGAAACTCATCGCAAAACGCAAGTTGCGTAACAACCAACAATTCTGGAAGTTTTACAGGTACATCAGAGGTTCATTTGCACGGCTTATGAGCTAA